A window of Mixophyes fleayi isolate aMixFle1 chromosome 10, aMixFle1.hap1, whole genome shotgun sequence contains these coding sequences:
- the RTN3 gene encoding reticulon-3 — MAETSGHQSCHISSSLGEKGGSCAELHPKHPSPESPGSPFEMIANSSRFEFKDNEDKCINYGLKASDRSAKPDESLLFGYTHQGVSIPKEDSFINKDVMLHVRTHTGSEDFEPEHLPIELRKSAGHQTESDPPVVSEGVELLCKASVEEVYLRQNLGSLQTCEETSELNSAKIEDHSYDSKSDLRWPDADEDLDSSGESDDTVIDAGWRFRGSETDRRENTEDGWVELNDTQQGNEPEREDIAKLDNSDNHSEPLWSAQFSKTQTLLLTDSVTDKLNRAASKMPDSPHSEGFVDLVETYVTDSHTGAVHYLPSESLEDQVQENLTIEALRALAAGVQDGNSESQESSPEILCPQFGDFQGLKSADRPGQAGSHQDSTIDILTFKVHDLLFWRDVKKSGMVFGATMVLLLSLAAFSIISVISYFILSLLTVTISFRIYKSVMQAVQKSEEGHPFKCLLEKDITLSSDSFQKILNASLVHVNHAVKYIMRLFLVEDLVDSLKLALLMWLMTYVGAVFNGITLLILGVLVAFSAPVVYEKYKVQIDHYVSLVHSQVKSITEKIQAKLPAALKKKTE, encoded by the exons AACTCCATCCCAAACACCCCAGTCCAGAATCACCTGGGTCTCCTTTTGAAATGATTGCCAACAGCTCACGCTTTGAGTTCAAAGACAATGAAGACAAATGTATTAACTATGGACTTAAAGCTTCTGACCGATCTGCAAAACCTGATGAATCATTGTTGTTTGGCTACACACACCAAGGTGTTTCTATTCCCAAGGAAGATTCATTCATTAACAAGGATGTTATGCTGCATGTCAGAACGCATACAGGGTCTGAGGATTTTGAGCCTGAACATTTGCCTATTGAACTTCGTAAATCAGCTGGCCATCAAACAGAATCAGATCCTCCAGTTGTTAGTGAAGGCGTGGAATTACTTTGCAAAGCTTCAGTAGAGGAAGTCTACTTGAGACAAAATCTAGGATCTCTGCAAACATGTGAAGAAACATCAGAGCTTAATTCTGCTAAAATTGAAGATCATTCATACGATTCAAAGTCTGACCTCCGGTGGCCAGATGCAGATGAAGACTTGGATAGTTCAGGAGAGTCTGATGACACGGTTATAGATGCTGGTTGGAGATTCAGAGGTTCAGAAACAGATCGTAGAGAAAATACTGAGGATGGTTGGGTGGAACTTAATGACACACAACAGGGGAATGAACCTGAGAGAGAGGATATAGCCAAGCTTGACAATTCTGACAACCATTCTGAGCCCCTGTGGTCAGCACAGTTCAGCAAGACACAAACCTTATTGTTAACTGACAGTGTAACAGATAAACTGAACAGAGCTGCTTCGAAAATGCCAGATTCTCCACATAGTGAAGGCTTTGTAGACCTGGTAGAAACTTATGTTACTGACTCTCATACGGGAGCTGTGCACTATTTACCGTCCGAGTCATTGGAAGACCAAGTGCAGGAAAATTTAACTATCGAAGCTCTAAGAGCATTGGCAGCTGGGGTGCAAGATGGGAATTCGGAAAGCCAAGAATCCTCTCCTGAAATCTTGTGTCCCCAGTTTGGCGACTTTCAAGGATTAAAATCAGCTGATAGACCAGGCCAAGCTGGATCACACCAAGACTCTACAATTGATATTCTGACCTTCAAAG TTCatgacctgctgttttggagagaTGTGAAGAAGTCCGGAATGGTTTTTGGAGCTACAATGGTGCTGCTTTTGTCACTCGCAGCATTCAGCATCATTAGTGTTATTTCCTATTTCATTTTGTCCCTGCTGACCGTCACAATTAGCTTTCGCATATACAAATCTGTCATGCAAGCCGTCCAGAAGTCTGAAGAGGGGCATCCTTTCAA GTGTCTACTGGAAAAGGACATCACTTTGTCCTCTGATAGCTTCCAGAAGATACTGAATGCATCCCTTGTCCATGTTAACCATGCTGTGAAGTACATCATGAGACTCTTTCTGGTGGAGGATCTTGTAGATTCACTGAAG CTTGCCCTCCTCATGTGGCTGATGACCTATGTAGGAGCTGTGTTTAATGGGATCACACTTCTCATCCTTG GGGTCCTGGTTGCATTTAGTGCCCCTGTGGTTTATGAGAAATACAAG GTACAAATTGATCACTATGTGTCTCTGGTGCACAGTCAAGTGAAATCCATAACGGAGAA GATTCAGGCCAAGCTCCCAGCGgcattgaagaaaaaaacagagTGA